CAAGGTGCTTGCCATAGCTGAAGAGAACGGAGCTCAGGTAGTGTTCGATCTGCAATCGGTAGTGGATCCGGTGCGTCGTGCGTTCGAACTCAGGGCGCTGGGCGCGCAAAGGCTGTGCGTACATAAAAATGCAGATTGTGGAGACGATCTCTCACTGGCCTTCAGCGAATTTACTGAGATCAGGCGCGAAACAGGATTATCCCTATCGCTGGCGGGAGGGATTTCCTTAAGGACCCTCGGCCCGATCCGGGATCGGCTGGATCCCGATATCATCATTGTAGGCGGCGCGATCCTCAAGGCCACGGATTATGCTGAAGCGGCCAGTGCCTTTAAACAGGGTGCCTGCTCAGCCTGAGCACAAGGAGATCACAATGAACAAGGTCAATGAAATTACCCGTGAAAGCTGGATCCTCAACACTTTTCCGGAATGGGGATGCTGGCTCAATGACGAAATCGCGGCAGAGCAGGTGGCGGCAGGCTCGGTGGCAATGTGGTGGCTGGGCTGTGTGGGGCTGTGGGTCAAAACCCCCGGAGGAGCCAACCTGAGCATCGATTTCTGGTGTGGCAGCGGCAAGCGGCGCAAAGATTTGCCTGCCATGCCGCCCAGCCACCAGATGGCCCGCATGAGCGGCGCGCGCATTGCACAGCCCAATCTGCGGAATACGCCCTTTGTGCTGGATCCTTTTGCCATCCGCGAGATCGACGCGGTGCTGGCAACCCACTATCACGCCGATCATATCGACATCAACGTAGCGGCGGCTGTGCTGCAAAATTGCGATAAAAATGTGCCCTTTATCGGGCCGCAAGCCTGTGTGGATCTCTGGACAAAGTGGGGGGTGCCAGAGAGTCGATGCAGGCTCATCAGGCCAGGTGATGTCATCAAAATTAAGGATGTTGAGATAGTGGTAGTGGAGTCCTGCGATCGAACCATTCTGATCACCGATCCCCCGCGCGCGCTGGCCGATGAGGGAAGCCAGATCCCGGATATGGATCTGCGCTCGGTGAGCTATCTGATTAAAACGCCGGGGGGAAATATCTATCATTCGGGCGACTCCCACTACTCCAATATGTACGCAAGGCACGGCAAAGAGCACAGAATTGATATTGCGCTGGGTTCTTTTGGTGAAAATCCGGTGGGCATCACGGATAAAATGACCGCAGTTGACATCCTGCGTATGGCGGAAGCGTTGCGCACTGAAGTGGTGATCCCGGTGCATCACGACATCTGGAGCAATATGCTGGCCGATTGTCAGGAAATCATGACGTTATATGCGATGCGTCGCGATCGTCTGCAATACAAATTTGTGCCATTTATCTGGCAGCCAGGCGGCAAGTTTGTTTATCCGCAGGACAAAAACCGGCGGGTGTATCAGCATCCTCGCGGCTTTACGGATATTTTCACTGCCGACACCGACCTGCCTTTCCCCTCTTTCCTTTAGAGGGCAGGGCAGGACGCAAGCGGCAACTCAGGGAGAGTTTATGCAAATTGACCACGTTGCCGTCATCCTTCTCAAGGAGGTCGCGACCGAGCCAGGACTGACGGTCAAAGGCCTCTGTCAGCGTACCGGACTTCCTTTACGTCATTTCTATTACCGCTGGGGGAAAATCAATGACTGGCTGAGCCAGCACCACTTTTCGCCACTGAGTAAAGATCCCCGCAAGGGGCTGATGCTGGCGAAAGGTGAAGCGGAGGCGGTCCTTAACCGGCTGGCCACTCTCTCTGGCGCAGAGTACAAACTGCAGGCAGG
This genomic window from Erwinia sp. E_sp_B01_1 contains:
- the ulaG gene encoding L-ascorbate 6-phosphate lactonase, with the protein product MNKVNEITRESWILNTFPEWGCWLNDEIAAEQVAAGSVAMWWLGCVGLWVKTPGGANLSIDFWCGSGKRRKDLPAMPPSHQMARMSGARIAQPNLRNTPFVLDPFAIREIDAVLATHYHADHIDINVAAAVLQNCDKNVPFIGPQACVDLWTKWGVPESRCRLIRPGDVIKIKDVEIVVVESCDRTILITDPPRALADEGSQIPDMDLRSVSYLIKTPGGNIYHSGDSHYSNMYARHGKEHRIDIALGSFGENPVGITDKMTAVDILRMAEALRTEVVIPVHHDIWSNMLADCQEIMTLYAMRRDRLQYKFVPFIWQPGGKFVYPQDKNRRVYQHPRGFTDIFTADTDLPFPSFL
- a CDS encoding orotidine 5'-phosphate decarboxylase / HUMPS family protein; amino-acid sequence: MKIQLALDLLDPREALTVLREASPYVDIIEVGTSLLKRSGIAIVEEIRSITCKPLFLDMKIIDGPEREATLMAQCKPDYYSMLAVASDTAVRKVLAIAEENGAQVVFDLQSVVDPVRRAFELRALGAQRLCVHKNADCGDDLSLAFSEFTEIRRETGLSLSLAGGISLRTLGPIRDRLDPDIIIVGGAILKATDYAEAASAFKQGACSA